CTGTCGGAGGCCCTCGACCTGGCCAAGGACCGGGCCCACTTGGTGCGGCTGCGGCGCAACTGTCGGGTGACCTGCCTCGGCAAGGCCGTTCCGCCCCAGGATCCGGACTTCTTCTTCGTGGGGGGGTGACCGTGGGCACGCTGGTCGTGGACTCCAGCGTGGACGAGGTGCGGCGCGACGGCCAGACCCTCACCCTCTACAAGGGCGGAAAACTCCAGGGCCGGGTGCCGGTGCCCCCCCTGGAGCGGGTGGTGTTCCAGGGGGGCCTGCGGGTGGACACCCGGGCCCTCCACCTGCTGGCCGATCAGGGGGTGAGCGTCCACTTCCTCTCGGGGCGCCACGGCCAGTGGCGGGCCACCCTGGTGGGGCAGGCGCACAACGACGCCGGTGTTCGGATGGGGCAGTTCGCCGCGTACCACCACGGCCCTACCCGGTTGGCGATCGCCCGGGAGATCGTGGAGCGAAAGCTTCGGGCCCAGGCCGACAACCTGCTCCTGTGGACCGAGGGGTCGCGCCCCGCCGATGCCAAGGCGTGTCGGGCGGCGGCCGCGGGCATCCTCGAGATCGCCGCGAGGGTGCCGGCGGCCTCGGCGGAGTCGCTGCTCGGTCACGAAGGGGCGGCGGCCCGGGCCTACTTCGACGCCCTGGCCCGGGTGGTTCCGGCTTCGTACGGGTTCGCCGGGCGGACCCGCCGGCCTCCCACCGATCCGGTCAACGCTCTGTTGAGCTTGGGCTACACCCTGCTCCACGCCGAGTGGGAGCGCCTGGTGCGCCTCGTTGGCCTGGACCCGGCCGTGGGCTTCTACCACGCCCTGGAGTTCGGCCGTCCGTCCCTCGTGTGCGACCTGGTGGAGCCGTGGCGGCCCGCCTACGACCGGTGGGTGGTGCAGCAACTGCGGGAGCGCGCGTTCCGGTCCACCGATTTCGCCCGCGGCGGGGCCCGGGCCGGCTGCTGGTTGAAGCCGGCTGCGAGAAAGCGCTTCTACCTCGGGTTCGAAGGCTGGGCCCAGCCGTTGCGGGGCGCGTGGAGAACCGAGGCCCGGGACCTGGCCGCCCGGCTGGCCGAGCGGGCGGCCGAGGCGCGGGCGGCGGAGGCGCCCGGGCACGACACGGCGTGAACGGGTGGGTCGGTCCGTAGGGTTCGGGACCGGGGAGGTGGAACGCAATGGCCGACCGTGCGCGAACGAGGACGAAACAGACCGCCCCGCGGGACGGGGTGCTCCTGTGCACCCTGGGCACCACGTGGCTCGTGGTGCCGGAGATTCTGGGCTACCTGGATCCCGAGCGGTACCGGGTGTACCCGGCTTCGTGGTGGCGCGAGCGGGCGCCGGCCGGGGTGGGACCCCCGGCCGAGGTGTGGGCGGTCACCACTCTGGGCGATCTGGCCTTGGCCGGGGTGAACGCGCTGCGGCGGTACTGGGACCTCCTGGGGCCCGGCGCGCCGGCGCTGCACGTGTTCGCCCCCGAGGGGGTCGAGGACGTGGCCGGCGCCCCCGAAGACGACCCCATGGCCGAGCTGATCTATCGCTTGGGTCTGGCCGCCCGGGCCACCGGGGGGACCACCCTCTACAGCCTGGCGGGCGGCCGCAAGACCATGTCGAGCCTGCTCCAGAAGGCCGCGGGCGTGTTCGGGGCCGAGCGGGTGTTCCACGTGGCCTCGACCGGGGCGGCGGACCAGGAGACCCGCGGCATCGGGCCGGAGGACCTGGCCGCACACGGGCTCCCGCGCCGTGTCGCCGAAGGCATCCAGCCGGTGGACCTCGGCGGCGAGGAGCCCTTCGAAGGTCTCGATTGGCGCCTCGAGGGCATGGAGCCGGTCGTGCCCGGGCGGTTCCCGGTGGAGGGGACGGGCTCGGCCGAGGGGGTCACGATCGTGAGGGGGCTCGACGGCTCCCTGTACCGGGAGGTGGAGTCCCGACGGCGCGAGGCGCAACGGATCGCGGGGAACTACTTCCTGCACCTCCTGGGCCAGGACGCCCGGGAGAACTTCCGGAGCCTCTACCGACTGCCGGCCTCCCGCATCCGGGCCCTGCGGGAGGACCGGCTGGGCGCCGACCCCCGCCGCCGCGACGAGGAGCTTGCGTGGCTGCGGCGACTGCCCAAGGCGGACTTGCACTGTCACCTGGGCGGGGCGGCCCGGCCCGACGATCTCCCCCGGCTCGCCCGGGCCGCGGCAGCCGACGCCGGAGACGCCTTTGCCGAAGCCGAGGCGGCCGCAGCCGATCTAATGGCGTGGTTTCGGCGCACCCCCCCGGCCGCGGAGCGCGGGGCCGAGGCTCGGCAGCGGATCCGGGAGGCCAGGGTGGGGGCGGGGCTCCCGCCCCAAGCGTTCACCGCGGCGGTGATCCTGGGGCTTTCGGCCGTGCCGGCGTGGCTCGACCTTCTGACGGACCCTTGGGCGGACAGGGGCGGATCGGCCGAGGACCGGCTCCGGACCTATTTCGCGGCCGGCGACCTCCAGGGGAGTTCTTTGCTCCAGGGGCCGCGGGCCATCGCCGAGGCCTGCCGGCTTCTCGTGGAGCGGGCGGCCGCCGACCGGGTGCGCTACCTCGAGGTCCGGTGCTCCCCGGCCAACCTGACCCGCGGGGGCCTTACGGCCGCCGAGGCCCTCGAGGCCATCCGGGCCGGGTTCCGCGCCGCGTGCGCGAGCGTGCCCGGGGCGCCCCGGGTCGAACTCTTGCTGATCGGCACGCGCCACAAGGACCCGGAGAAGTTCGCGACCCATGTCGCGCTCGCCACGGCCGACCACGACGGCCAGAGCCCCCGGGTCGTCGGGTTCGACGTGGCGGGCGACGAGTCCACGAAATCGCCCAAGGAGCTCCGGGACCGGTTCGAGCCGCTCTTCCGCCGGTGCCGCAAGATCACCATCCACGCGGGGGAGACCGAGCCGGTGGAGCGGGTGTGGGAGGCCGTGTACCACCTGAACGCCGACCGCATCGGCCACGGCCTCAAGCTCCTCGACCACCCCGAACTGCTCGCCCATTTCCGCGACCGGGGAACCGCCGTGGAGATGTGCCCCACCAGCAACGACCAGGTCGTGGGGTTCGCCGGCCCCCGCCGCCGGGACGGGCCGGTGTACCCCCTGGGCCAGTATCTGAAGCGGGGTGTGCGCGTCTGTGTCTGCACCGACAACCCGGGCCTGTCGCGCACCTCCTGGTCCGAGGAGCTGTGGGCGGCCGCGGCCATGACCCCCGGGGGCCTGAGTCGGTGGGACGTGCTCGCCCTGGTGCGCACCGGGTTTCAGGCCGCGTTCCTGCCGCTTCCCGACCGCGGTGATCTGCTGCGGCGGGTGGACGCCGAGGTGTACCGCACCCTCACGGAGGAGGTGCCATGAGCGAGCCCCGGACCGTGCTCGTGGCCCTGGCCGGGCTCACGCCCCAGGTGGTCACCGAGACCCTGTACGCCCTGTGGCGGGAGGGCGACGTGCCCTCCGAGATCCACGTGCTCACAACGCTTCCGGGCCGGCAGCGGGTGCGCGAGACCCTGCTCGACCCCCACCAGGGGGCGTTCTACCGGTTCTGCAGCGACTACGGCATCGACCACCGCCGGATCCGGTTCGACCTGGGCACGGTGCACGTGCTCGTCACGCCCGACGGCCGGCCGGTGGAGGACCTGCGCACGGCCCGTGAGAACGCGGCCGTGGCCGACCAGTTGGCCGGGTTCGTGCGCGACCTCGCGACCGACCCGGGGGTACGCATCCACGCCAGCCTCGCCGGGGGGCGAAAGACCATGACCTACTACCTGGGCTACGCCCTGTCGCTCTTCGGCCGGCCCGGCGACCGGCTGACCCACGTGCTCGTGTCGGAGGACTTTGAGGCCCACCCCGAGTTCTTCTACCCGCCGCCGCAGCCCGTGGATCTGCGGACCCGCGCGGACAAGCGCATTCGCACGGCCGACGCCCGGATCGACCTGGTGGACATCCCGTTCGTCCGGCTCCGGGAGTTCGTGCCGGCCGAGGTGCTCCGGGGCTCGTTTTCCGAGATAGTGGCCGGGGCCGAGCAGGCCCTGGCCGCCCGGTGCGGGGGGCTGCGGCTCGATCTGGACCCGGCCACCCACACCTTGTGGGCGGCGGGCCGGGAGTGCCGGCTTCGGCCCCAGGGGTTCGCGCTGTACCTGCACCTGGTGCTCGTGGCGGGTGAGACCGAAGAGCCCCTGCCGTTCCTCGAGCTGGTGGCCGAGCCGCGGGTCGAGGCCCTGTGGCCCGATCGGGCGAGGGAACTGGGTCTCCGGGGCGAGGAGGCCCGGGACCTGGCCGACCGCCTGGAGGCCCTGGCCCTGTCGAAGAAGGGCGACCGGAACTTCGTGTCGGCGGTGTCCAAGGTGAACCGGGCGCTTCGCGAGAGCTTGCCCCCGGCCGTGGCGGCCCGGCTAGAGATCCGCAGAGCCGGCCGGTCGCCGGTGCGCTACGCCGTGGGCATCGGCCCCGATGCGGTGCGGATCGTCCGAACCCGAGCCTCTTGAGCCCTCTAGCCTCCTAGCCCCCCAGCCTTCTAGCCTTTGAGCGGGCCGAAGGCCCGAGAAAGGGGGTGGCATCATGAAAAGCCTGTATCTCGTGGAAAGCGACGGGCTTGAGTTCGTGGGCGTCGAAGGCGGAGCCCTCCGGATCGAGCAGAAGGGCCGGGCGCCTTGGTACGTGCCGGCGGCCCGGGTGGAGCGGGCCGTCGTGTGGGGGAGCGTGCGCCTCGACACCGAGGCCCTGGGGCTGCTCCTGCGGCGCAACGTGCCGATCTCGTTCGTGGCCCGCGGCGGCGAGACCCTGGGCATCGTTTGGTCCCCGGCCGAGCGGCTTTCCCGGCCGGCGGTGCTCCTGGCTGCTCGCCGGGCCGATCCCGAGTGGCGCCAGGCCTACCGCCGCCGGCTCGACGCCTGGGTGCGCGAGGCTCGGCTCGACCTGGCCCGCCGCATCGACCCTGCCGCGGCCGAGCGGTGGTGCGAACGGGGGCTGCGGGGCCGCGACTGGCAGGCCTGGCGCCGGGCCCGGCTCGATCCCTTGGAGCCGGACGTGGACCCGGTGTGGCGGTACCTCCGGGGCCTGGTGTGGGAGATGGTCACGGCCCGGGTGCTCCGGGAGGGGTTCGACCCCCATGCCGGCGTCCTCGACGCCCGGCAGCGCTACGGGTTCGTGCGCGAGATGACCCGGCCGTTCGTGCCCTGGATCGACGGGTGCGTGCTGGCCGGGGCCCGGGCCGGGCTCCTCCGGGCCGGTCAGGAACCCTCGGGCGAGCTCACCCCGGCCCAACTGCGGCGCTGGACCGCCCGGTTCGAGGGCGACCGCGAGTGGCTCGATCGCGACCTCGGCCGCCGGCTTGGCGAGGTGGCCCGGCTCGCCCGGGACTGGCAGCCCAGCCTCGACGCCCGCAGGCCCCCGCGGGAACGGAGGGCGCCATGAACCGCAAGCTCTACCTCACCAGCTACGACATCCGCGACCCCCGGCGGCTCCAAAAGGTCCACCGGTTCTGTAAGGAGCGGGGCCTGGCCCTCCAGTACAGCGTGTTCGTGATGGAGGGCACCGACGCGGACCGCGGGTCCCTGGCGGCGGGGCTCGAGGAGCTCATCGACCCCGACGAGGACGACGTGCGCATCTACACCCTGCCCCAGGGCGTGGAGGTCGTGCCCATGGGCAAGGCCTCGCCGCTGCCCCCCGGTGTGGTGTTGGTGGGGGTGGGCGGCGCGGGGCGGCTGCTCGTGCCCGACGAGGCCCGGGCGGAATAGCGGCTGGGCAGACCGGCTCCGGCTTGCGAACGGGTCGACGGTTCCCCTATGATCGACAACCGCCGTTTGCAGGGAGGGGAAGATGGCGGGGACGGGGAGGAGACGACACACGCGGCCACGCGACGCACCCACCCGGGGCGCGCGCGTGGCCGTTTTCGTTTCGGGGCCTCCGGCAACCCACGGCAACATTGCCGGAGTGGCGGCGGCAGACCCGGATGCGCCACCGTAGGGGGGCCATCTTTCGGTAGGAGGAATCGGCATGACGAGCGAAACCGTACCGGTACTCGAAGTGGCCCTGGCGGGGCTGGTCCACGACGTGGGCAAATTCATGCAACGGGCCCACAAAGAGGCCGAACTCGGGACCCTGGCCCCCCACTCGGCCGAGGCGGAGGGCACGTACTGCCCCGTCACCCCCGACGGGCGCTACACCCACAGGCACGTGTTGTGGACCGACGCGTTCTGCGACTGGCTCAAAGCCGAGGTGGGCGCCCCGCCGGACCTGGACCTGGGGCTCGCCCAGCGCCTGGCCGTCTCCCACCACCGGCCCGACGGTTCCGGGGCCCACGAGGGGCTGGCCGCGTGCATCGCCGAGGGCGACCGGCTCTCCGCCGGCATGGACCGCCGGGCCGCCGAAGAGGACGCCAAGGGCCACCGGGCCCGCAACCAGCCCCTTCGAAGCCCCCTGGCCGCCGTGGCCCTGGGCCGAGGCGAGTCCCCCCAGCGGTTTCACCGGCTCGACGAGCTCCGGCCCGACACCGAAGGGCTCTACCCCGTAGGGGACGAGGAGGCGCTGGCGAAGGGGCTCCCCGAAGCCTACGCCCGCCTCTGGGAGCGGTTCCTGGCGGAGGCCAAGGGACTTCGGCGCTCGGCCACGGGTCGGCACTTCGTGGAGGGGGTGCAGGGGCTTCTCGAGCGGTTCACCTGGGCGATCCCAAGCTCCACCGTGGATCTTCCGGACATCTCCCTGTACGACCACTCCCACACCACAGCCGCGTTTGCGACCTGTCTGGCGGCCTATCACGGGAGTGGGGGCGGGATGGACCCCGCCCGCGTGCGCGACCGCGAGGCCCCGGCGTTTCGGATGGTGGTGGGAGACCTCTCGGGCATTCAGCGCACCTTGTTCACCTTGGCGAGCCAGGGGGCCAAAGGGGTGCCCAAGGTGCTCCGGGCCCGCTCGTTTCTGCTCGGTGCCGTTGTCGACGCGGTGGCCCAGGCGGTGCTCGGCCGTCTGGGGCTGCCCTGGCCGTGCCGCATCCAGTCGGCCGGCGGACGGTTCTGGATTCTCGCGCCCAACACCGAAGCCGTGGACGAGACGGTCAACGCGGTGGCCCGCGAGGTGAACGCCTGGCTCGCCCGGCGGTACCTGGGGGAACTGGGCCTGAACCTCGCCCTCACCGAGCCGCTCAGACCGGCCCAGTTCGTGGGGGAACGGTTCGCCGAGGTCCTCGATGCCGTGGGCCGAGCCGTGGACGAGGCCAAGGCCCGGCCGCTCCGGGGCGTGCCCACCGGACCGCTCGACGTGGCCTACCCCCACGGCCCCTGCAGCGTGTGTGACCAACGGCCCAGCGCAGAGGGCGAAGGGGGGCGGTGCGGGCCCTGCACCGAGGAGGAGCGGGTGGGCCGCAAGCTTCCGGCGGCCCGCTACCTCGTGTTTGGGCCCGAGAAGGAGCTCGACGGGGCGGGCCTTCAGCCGGTGTCGCTCCCGGCCGGCATGGGCTTGGCCCTCGTGGACCGCTCGCTCCCCCGGGAGACCCCGGCAGGGTGGCGGATCGAGGCGGTCAACGACGAGGATCCCGCCTACCCAAGGAGGTTCGTGGCGACCTCGGTGCCCTCGTGGGAGGGGGACGAGTGGCGCGACGATCCCCGGTACGCCGACCTCGCGGCCGCCCCCCCCGACGAGCGCCCGCGTCCCGGAGCGGTGAAGACCTTCGCCCATCTGGCGCGGGCGGCCCGCGAGGTGCGGGACGGGGCCGTGCGGGGCCGGGCCCTACTGGCCATCCTCAAGGCCGACGTGGACTATCTGGGGTTCGTGTTCGCCCGGGGCGTGCCGAAGGAGCGACAGAGCCTCAGCCGGTACGCCGCCCTTTCCCGGGGGCTTGACGTCTTCTTCACGGCCCACCTGCCGTGGCTCATCGAGAACGACGAGACGTTCGCCTCCACCTACACGGTGTACGCCGGGGGCGACGACCTGCTGCTCGTGGGGCCGTGGCGGCAGATGGCGCAGTTGGCCGGGCGGCTCGCCGAGGCGTTTCGGGCCTACGTGGGCGAGAACCCGAACCTCACCCTGTCGGCCGCCGTGTACCCCCTGAGCCCCGACGCCTCGCTCGCGCGGGCGGCCGTGGAGGCCGACGAGGCCCTCGACGAAGCCAAGGAGGGCGGCCGGGATCGCGTCTGGCTCTTCGGGCACGTGTTCCGGTGGGCCGAGTACCCGAAGGCGCGCGAAACAGCGGACATGCTGGTCCGTTGGGTCGACCAAAAGCTCCTCACCCGCGGCTTCGTGCGAAGGCTTCTCGAATACAGCCGCCGGCGGAAACGGGCGAGCACCCATCCGGCCGAGGCGGTGTGGCGGGCCCATCTGGCCTACGACCTCAAGCGGAATGTCAAGAACCCGGAGGACCGGGCCACCGTGCTCGAGCTCGTGGGGCTCGGCCCCGACCTGCGCTCCCGGGGCGATGCCCTCGAGATGCTGCCGGCCGCGGTCCAGTGGGCGCTCAACCGGCTTCGCACCTGATCCCATCCAGAAAAGGAGGGAAACGCCATGGCAAACGGAAGGTATGGACACCACCAAGGAAACCGTGGGGGCGGCCGCGGGGGCGACACCCTGCCTCGGCCCCAGCCGGTCACGTACTTCCGGAACGACAACCTGGACCCCGCGCTGGTGGACGAGGCGGCCCAGGACTGGGCCGAGCGTATCAAGTCCCTGAAGCCCACCCAGTTGCGCCGCTTTTTCGACGAGGTGCGGGCCATCGAGCGTCAGTTCGAGCTCGAGGCCCAGAAGAAGGGAGACCGCGAGGCGGCGTTCGCGGCGGTTCGCCCCCGGTTCAAGATGCTCAAGGCCCGGGCCGCCTACGCCAAGGGGAGGCTGGGCCGCAACATGCCCGACGATTTCCTTCAGTTCATGGTCAACCACACCCACGCCGTGCAGACGGCTCGGGACTTCGACGCCTTCCTGAAGCACTTCGAGGCGGTGGTGGCCTTCCACAAGTACCTTTCGCCCGAGCGCTGACCCGCGTTCCCGAGGAGGATGAACGATGGCCCTGATCGAAAAGCTCGTCGAGGTGCAAACCCTCACCGGAACCCTCTGCTGCCTGACCGGGCTCCACATCGGGGCGGGCAAAGAAGCCGTGGAGATCGGCGGCATGGACCTGCCCGTGGTGCGAAACCCCGTGACCAGCGAACCCGTGATCCCCGGCTCGTCGCTCAAAGGCAAGGTGCGCAGCCTCCTGGAGTGGCACCTGGGCAAGCTCGAGCCCGACGGGCGGCCCTGGGGCTGGGGGAACTTCGACTCCTACCCCGAAGACGACCCCATTTTGTGCGTGTTCGGCACCACCTGGAGGG
This is a stretch of genomic DNA from Deferrisoma camini S3R1. It encodes these proteins:
- the cas1 gene encoding CRISPR-associated endonuclease Cas1; translated protein: MGTLVVDSSVDEVRRDGQTLTLYKGGKLQGRVPVPPLERVVFQGGLRVDTRALHLLADQGVSVHFLSGRHGQWRATLVGQAHNDAGVRMGQFAAYHHGPTRLAIAREIVERKLRAQADNLLLWTEGSRPADAKACRAAAAGILEIAARVPAASAESLLGHEGAAARAYFDALARVVPASYGFAGRTRRPPTDPVNALLSLGYTLLHAEWERLVRLVGLDPAVGFYHALEFGRPSLVCDLVEPWRPAYDRWVVQQLRERAFRSTDFARGGARAGCWLKPAARKRFYLGFEGWAQPLRGAWRTEARDLAARLAERAAEARAAEAPGHDTA
- a CDS encoding CRISPR-associated ring nuclease, whose translation is MADRARTRTKQTAPRDGVLLCTLGTTWLVVPEILGYLDPERYRVYPASWWRERAPAGVGPPAEVWAVTTLGDLALAGVNALRRYWDLLGPGAPALHVFAPEGVEDVAGAPEDDPMAELIYRLGLAARATGGTTLYSLAGGRKTMSSLLQKAAGVFGAERVFHVASTGAADQETRGIGPEDLAAHGLPRRVAEGIQPVDLGGEEPFEGLDWRLEGMEPVVPGRFPVEGTGSAEGVTIVRGLDGSLYREVESRRREAQRIAGNYFLHLLGQDARENFRSLYRLPASRIRALREDRLGADPRRRDEELAWLRRLPKADLHCHLGGAARPDDLPRLARAAAADAGDAFAEAEAAAADLMAWFRRTPPAAERGAEARQRIREARVGAGLPPQAFTAAVILGLSAVPAWLDLLTDPWADRGGSAEDRLRTYFAAGDLQGSSLLQGPRAIAEACRLLVERAAADRVRYLEVRCSPANLTRGGLTAAEALEAIRAGFRAACASVPGAPRVELLLIGTRHKDPEKFATHVALATADHDGQSPRVVGFDVAGDESTKSPKELRDRFEPLFRRCRKITIHAGETEPVERVWEAVYHLNADRIGHGLKLLDHPELLAHFRDRGTAVEMCPTSNDQVVGFAGPRRRDGPVYPLGQYLKRGVRVCVCTDNPGLSRTSWSEELWAAAAMTPGGLSRWDVLALVRTGFQAAFLPLPDRGDLLRRVDAEVYRTLTEEVP
- the csm6 gene encoding CRISPR-associated ring nuclease Csm6, with the protein product MSEPRTVLVALAGLTPQVVTETLYALWREGDVPSEIHVLTTLPGRQRVRETLLDPHQGAFYRFCSDYGIDHRRIRFDLGTVHVLVTPDGRPVEDLRTARENAAVADQLAGFVRDLATDPGVRIHASLAGGRKTMTYYLGYALSLFGRPGDRLTHVLVSEDFEAHPEFFYPPPQPVDLRTRADKRIRTADARIDLVDIPFVRLREFVPAEVLRGSFSEIVAGAEQALAARCGGLRLDLDPATHTLWAAGRECRLRPQGFALYLHLVLVAGETEEPLPFLELVAEPRVEALWPDRARELGLRGEEARDLADRLEALALSKKGDRNFVSAVSKVNRALRESLPPAVAARLEIRRAGRSPVRYAVGIGPDAVRIVRTRAS
- a CDS encoding CRISPR-associated endonuclease Cas1; protein product: MKSLYLVESDGLEFVGVEGGALRIEQKGRAPWYVPAARVERAVVWGSVRLDTEALGLLLRRNVPISFVARGGETLGIVWSPAERLSRPAVLLAARRADPEWRQAYRRRLDAWVREARLDLARRIDPAAAERWCERGLRGRDWQAWRRARLDPLEPDVDPVWRYLRGLVWEMVTARVLREGFDPHAGVLDARQRYGFVREMTRPFVPWIDGCVLAGARAGLLRAGQEPSGELTPAQLRRWTARFEGDREWLDRDLGRRLGEVARLARDWQPSLDARRPPRERRAP
- the cas2 gene encoding CRISPR-associated endonuclease Cas2, translating into MNRKLYLTSYDIRDPRRLQKVHRFCKERGLALQYSVFVMEGTDADRGSLAAGLEELIDPDEDDVRIYTLPQGVEVVPMGKASPLPPGVVLVGVGGAGRLLVPDEARAE
- the cas10 gene encoding type III-A CRISPR-associated protein Cas10/Csm1, translated to MTSETVPVLEVALAGLVHDVGKFMQRAHKEAELGTLAPHSAEAEGTYCPVTPDGRYTHRHVLWTDAFCDWLKAEVGAPPDLDLGLAQRLAVSHHRPDGSGAHEGLAACIAEGDRLSAGMDRRAAEEDAKGHRARNQPLRSPLAAVALGRGESPQRFHRLDELRPDTEGLYPVGDEEALAKGLPEAYARLWERFLAEAKGLRRSATGRHFVEGVQGLLERFTWAIPSSTVDLPDISLYDHSHTTAAFATCLAAYHGSGGGMDPARVRDREAPAFRMVVGDLSGIQRTLFTLASQGAKGVPKVLRARSFLLGAVVDAVAQAVLGRLGLPWPCRIQSAGGRFWILAPNTEAVDETVNAVAREVNAWLARRYLGELGLNLALTEPLRPAQFVGERFAEVLDAVGRAVDEAKARPLRGVPTGPLDVAYPHGPCSVCDQRPSAEGEGGRCGPCTEEERVGRKLPAARYLVFGPEKELDGAGLQPVSLPAGMGLALVDRSLPRETPAGWRIEAVNDEDPAYPRRFVATSVPSWEGDEWRDDPRYADLAAAPPDERPRPGAVKTFAHLARAAREVRDGAVRGRALLAILKADVDYLGFVFARGVPKERQSLSRYAALSRGLDVFFTAHLPWLIENDETFASTYTVYAGGDDLLLVGPWRQMAQLAGRLAEAFRAYVGENPNLTLSAAVYPLSPDASLARAAVEADEALDEAKEGGRDRVWLFGHVFRWAEYPKARETADMLVRWVDQKLLTRGFVRRLLEYSRRRKRASTHPAEAVWRAHLAYDLKRNVKNPEDRATVLELVGLGPDLRSRGDALEMLPAAVQWALNRLRT
- the csm2 gene encoding type III-A CRISPR-associated protein Csm2 → MANGRYGHHQGNRGGGRGGDTLPRPQPVTYFRNDNLDPALVDEAAQDWAERIKSLKPTQLRRFFDEVRAIERQFELEAQKKGDREAAFAAVRPRFKMLKARAAYAKGRLGRNMPDDFLQFMVNHTHAVQTARDFDAFLKHFEAVVAFHKYLSPER